The Castor canadensis chromosome 8, mCasCan1.hap1v2, whole genome shotgun sequence genome contains a region encoding:
- the LOC109679336 gene encoding olfactory receptor 8S1-like, producing the protein MRNHSAVLEFVLLGLSDDIHIEALLFVLFLVIYLLTMVGNLMMLLLVRIDSHLHTPMYFFLGQLSFLDLCHSSVTMPKLLENLLSEKKTISVEGCLAQVFFVFATGGTESCLLAVIAYDRYVAISSPLLYGQVMNKQLCVGLVWGSWGLAFLDALINIFVALNLDFCEAQNIHHFICELPSLYLLSCSDVSVSFTTLICSSLLHFFGNFILIFFSYVRILLTILDISSTLGRSKAFSTCSSHLTAVSFFYGSGLLRYLMPNSGSAQELLFSLQYSVVTPMLNPLIYSLKNKEVKAAVRRMLRKCF; encoded by the coding sequence ATGAGAAACCACAGTGCTGTCCTTGAGTTCGTCCTCCTCGGGCTGTCTGATGACATCCACATTGAAGCTCTGCTCTTTGTGCTGTTCCTGGTGATTTACCTCCTGACCATGGTGGGGAACCTGATGATGCTTCTTCTGGTCAGAATTGATTCCCACCTCCATACACCTATGTACTTCTTTCTGGGACAATTGTCCTTCTTGGATCTCTGCCACTCCTCTGTCACCATGCCTAAGCTGTTGGAGAACCTCTTATCTGAGAAGAAAACAATATCAGTGGAGGGCTGCCTGGCTCAAGTCTTCTTTGTGTTTGCCACTGGAGGCACTGAATCCTGCTTACTTGCTGTGAtagcctatgaccgctatgttgcCATCAGCTCCCCTCTGCTCTATGGTCAGGTGATGAACAAACAGCTGTGTGTAGGGCTGGTATGGGGCTCATGGGGTTTGGCTTTTCTGGATGCTCTCATCAATATCTTTGTAGCTCTCAATTTGGACTTCTGTGAGGCTCAAAATATTCACCACTTCATCTGTGAGTTGCCCTCTCTTTATCTTTTGTCTTGCTCTGATGTGTCTGTAAGTTTTACCACCCTCATCTGCTCCAGCCTCCTGCAtttctttggaaattttattttaatatttttttcctatgttCGCATTTTGCTTACCATCCTGGACATCAGTTCTACCTTAGGCAGAAGCAAGGCCTTCTCCACCTGCTCTTCCCATCTCACTGCAGTGAGCTTCTTTTATGGTTCAGGATTACTCCGTTACCTCATGCCAAATTCGGGATCTGCTCAAGAGTTGCTCTTCTCCTTGCAGTACAGTGTGGTCACTCCCATGCTGAACCCCCTCATCTATAGCCTGAAGAACAAGGAGGTGAAGGCAGCTGTGagaagaatgctaagaaaatgtttctag